The Stygiolobus azoricus genome window below encodes:
- a CDS encoding ABC transporter substrate-binding protein, giving the protein MVALSPPNSSVLIDESQTAPPDALDPATGFYVQDGPLFTALFQELVEFNGSNFHQVVPVIAQNYSTTNYENYTFFIRPDVYFPDGVQVNASIVWFSFYRTILMGQGPGVANYIGLLFNSTVYGQTGYAIPWGVNNAIQNATGLPTAKNYTLTAHVLASILSHFNANNATIQKIMEYPYQAVVVKGPYEVQINVLAPYKFFLYDIASWWGAIVNPVYIDEHGGVQPNSPNAYIDENGMNGTGPYVIVKVTSGFSTIVLEKNPHYWAQNVSNIPAVAQPAHIPIIEINYGLSHEQRVEDFLTNKAQMSYVSIPYLYQILNQSPYNSIPINETFRNYGATPGVLYISMNMMKFPTNITDFRLAIEYAINYQQLLSIFSYQGQDLAIEYLGPISPQFPGYYNPDNLSEYTYNPALAIKYLNEAGYQGDFYVVLPNGTVIGNPNGKQLPTLDIYAIAPVNLLEQKELMIITQDLQQIGISVSTTFVLPSVTDSWTTPNGTPVMVNLGWFPDWPDPVYQQLMPLTDVQFGGISGNLAWVNISTLQTMYETLPFITNTTEQEQMVAQAYNIIYHEAPYVWLPFPDTYYFVQPYVQGFIYDPFVGYFYNMMYYSNSSS; this is encoded by the coding sequence ATGGTTGCACTTTCACCTCCAAATTCAAGCGTACTAATTGACGAGTCTCAAACCGCTCCACCGGATGCTTTAGATCCCGCTACAGGTTTCTATGTACAAGACGGTCCATTATTCACAGCGTTATTCCAAGAGTTAGTTGAGTTTAACGGAAGTAACTTCCACCAAGTAGTTCCAGTAATAGCCCAAAACTATTCTACCACAAACTACGAGAACTATACGTTCTTTATTAGACCAGATGTATACTTCCCAGATGGAGTACAAGTAAATGCCTCAATAGTTTGGTTCTCTTTCTATAGGACTATATTAATGGGTCAAGGACCAGGTGTAGCTAATTATATAGGACTATTATTCAATTCTACAGTTTACGGACAGACTGGCTATGCAATTCCTTGGGGAGTTAATAATGCAATTCAAAATGCTACTGGTTTACCCACTGCGAAAAACTATACACTAACAGCTCATGTATTGGCTTCTATATTGTCCCACTTTAATGCAAATAACGCAACTATTCAGAAGATAATGGAGTACCCATATCAGGCTGTCGTTGTTAAAGGACCTTACGAAGTCCAGATCAACGTGTTAGCTCCATACAAATTCTTCCTTTACGACATTGCTTCATGGTGGGGTGCCATAGTGAACCCAGTATACATTGATGAACATGGAGGTGTACAGCCTAACTCACCTAACGCTTATATAGATGAAAACGGTATGAACGGGACTGGTCCATACGTTATAGTAAAAGTTACTAGTGGGTTCAGCACAATAGTCTTAGAGAAAAACCCACACTATTGGGCTCAAAACGTATCTAATATACCGGCTGTTGCACAGCCCGCTCATATACCGATAATAGAGATAAACTACGGTCTATCCCATGAACAGAGAGTAGAGGACTTCCTCACTAACAAAGCTCAGATGAGCTATGTGAGCATACCTTACTTATACCAGATACTTAATCAAAGCCCCTACAACTCAATACCAATTAATGAGACTTTCAGAAACTACGGAGCTACACCTGGAGTCCTATACATCTCGATGAATATGATGAAGTTCCCCACTAACATAACAGACTTTAGACTAGCGATAGAGTATGCAATTAACTACCAGCAATTACTAAGCATATTCAGTTATCAAGGACAAGATTTAGCAATTGAGTATTTAGGGCCAATTTCCCCCCAATTCCCTGGCTATTATAATCCAGACAACCTAAGTGAATATACTTACAACCCAGCATTGGCAATTAAATACCTAAACGAAGCCGGATATCAGGGAGACTTTTACGTAGTCTTACCTAATGGTACGGTAATAGGAAACCCGAATGGTAAACAACTACCTACATTGGATATATATGCAATAGCACCAGTTAATTTACTAGAGCAAAAAGAGCTTATGATAATAACTCAGGATTTACAGCAAATAGGAATAAGTGTATCTACCACGTTCGTTCTACCGTCAGTAACAGATAGCTGGACAACTCCTAACGGAACGCCGGTTATGGTTAACCTGGGATGGTTCCCAGACTGGCCTGATCCGGTATACCAACAATTAATGCCATTAACAGACGTGCAATTTGGAGGAATATCTGGCAATTTAGCATGGGTAAATATTTCAACCTTGCAGACAATGTATGAAACTTTACCGTTTATAACTAATACAACAGAGCAAGAACAGATGGTAGCACAAGCATATAACATTATATACCACGAAGCACCTTACGTATGGTTACCGTTTCCAGACACTTACTACTTTGTACAGCCATATGTACAAGGATTCATATACGACCCATTTGTCGGATATTTCTATAACATGATGTACTACTCTAATTCAAGCAGTTAA
- a CDS encoding MBL fold metallo-hydrolase: MKLNKDVEVIPGSPNTLVYQGRVVVDQGGKNANLALNAEVQLATHGHADHIAGLLDKNAKIKYLPKEDYWSLTLMGRRCMIYGFSSKEDKYFTFDLVKEDLRDEFSETEVKKVKLQGHTPGQVGYILGGVLYAGDSFFGQKVLESFGVPFYSDFWKAMETLESLKEIIKGVEQVVISHGPVYNNRKKMEELLDFNIQFNLKLVQKIKDLITNKERTAEEVTYLVSGSKEVTNLMLNSVTVKSILMGIANEVKVSEKGIVYAYRSP, from the coding sequence TTGAAGCTAAATAAAGACGTTGAAGTTATCCCGGGAAGTCCTAACACTCTTGTTTACCAAGGAAGAGTGGTTGTTGATCAAGGAGGGAAAAACGCTAACTTGGCACTGAACGCTGAAGTTCAACTTGCAACACATGGGCATGCTGATCACATAGCCGGGTTACTGGATAAAAATGCGAAAATTAAGTATCTACCTAAAGAAGACTACTGGTCTCTGACTTTAATGGGCAGAAGGTGTATGATTTACGGCTTTAGTTCTAAGGAAGATAAATACTTTACTTTTGATCTGGTTAAAGAGGATTTAAGGGACGAGTTCAGTGAAACTGAGGTAAAAAAGGTTAAATTGCAAGGACATACGCCGGGTCAAGTTGGTTATATCTTAGGGGGAGTTCTTTACGCGGGGGATTCCTTTTTCGGTCAAAAGGTCTTAGAGTCTTTCGGCGTACCTTTCTACAGCGACTTTTGGAAGGCTATGGAGACACTTGAGTCCTTAAAGGAGATAATAAAAGGTGTAGAACAAGTAGTTATCTCTCATGGCCCCGTGTATAACAATAGAAAGAAAATGGAAGAATTATTAGATTTTAATATACAGTTTAATCTGAAGCTAGTACAAAAAATTAAGGATTTGATAACCAATAAAGAGAGGACTGCAGAGGAAGTGACTTACTTAGTTTCAGGATCTAAAGAGGTCACAAACTTAATGCTGAATTCCGTAACAGTGAAGAGCATATTGATGGGGATAGCAAATGAAGTGAAAGTGAGTGAAAAAGGGATCGTGTATGCTTATAGATCACCTTGA
- a CDS encoding DUF3834 domain-containing protein, which translates to MIVSAPFAGPVSFPLLVYKVLSGEKSSFELRNSCENPQPGEIVLDSITNVAKLNVKGYSIVAGVYVRMYSLIGDKTKRPSKIFTIKQGTLADYNARLYAVIRGINEVINTTADEAVKMAEAGKGIGLVGIEVKLGEIFEDEMKTLGYLVPQCVIYAKINASEVLKAYSEGVKMIREKPEEAAMIISSASKYYSLDIMRKIIGIYSHMLTTSREELEKAIRVYSVVEPKVRDLKIEAK; encoded by the coding sequence ATGATAGTTAGTGCACCATTTGCAGGACCAGTATCGTTTCCCCTATTGGTTTATAAAGTACTAAGCGGCGAAAAATCCTCATTTGAATTAAGAAACAGTTGTGAAAATCCTCAACCTGGTGAAATAGTTCTCGACTCAATAACTAACGTGGCAAAACTTAATGTAAAGGGCTATTCGATAGTTGCGGGAGTTTACGTCAGGATGTACTCTTTAATAGGGGATAAGACCAAGAGGCCTTCAAAGATCTTCACGATCAAGCAAGGAACTCTAGCAGATTATAATGCAAGGCTTTACGCTGTTATAAGAGGAATTAATGAGGTAATAAACACTACTGCAGATGAGGCTGTGAAAATGGCTGAAGCTGGAAAAGGAATAGGTCTTGTAGGGATAGAAGTTAAATTAGGAGAGATCTTTGAAGATGAGATGAAGACGTTAGGTTACTTAGTGCCCCAATGCGTAATTTATGCAAAAATTAATGCCTCTGAAGTTCTCAAAGCTTATTCAGAGGGCGTAAAAATGATTAGGGAAAAACCGGAAGAAGCCGCAATGATAATTTCTTCTGCTAGTAAGTACTACTCGTTGGATATTATGAGGAAGATAATAGGCATTTACTCACATATGCTAACAACTTCTAGGGAAGAACTGGAAAAGGCAATAAGAGTTTATAGCGTTGTTGAACCAAAAGTGAGGGATCTGAAAATTGAAGCTAAATAA
- a CDS encoding thioesterase family protein yields MQVGETLEKVFKVLPEHAASSISSGAVYVLSTPCLIGFMEDVSFTLSQKYLEQGMTTVGYHVDVKHLAPAPVGGEVRVRATLIEINKRRLKFKVEAYYKDVKIGEGIHERVIVNEKEFMDKVSKT; encoded by the coding sequence ATGCAAGTAGGAGAGACACTAGAAAAAGTATTCAAAGTCCTTCCAGAACATGCTGCATCGTCAATATCTAGCGGTGCTGTTTACGTCCTTTCTACTCCATGTCTGATAGGCTTTATGGAAGACGTTTCTTTCACCCTATCTCAAAAATACCTAGAACAAGGAATGACTACTGTAGGTTATCACGTAGACGTAAAACACTTAGCACCTGCACCAGTAGGGGGCGAAGTAAGAGTGAGAGCAACTCTTATTGAGATAAACAAGAGGAGGTTAAAATTTAAGGTCGAAGCATATTATAAAGACGTCAAAATAGGGGAAGGAATTCACGAGAGAGTTATTGTAAACGAGAAGGAATTCATGGATAAAGTATCAAAAACTTGA
- a CDS encoding alpha/beta hydrolase family protein: MKSLVLHGKGSSPEKVEWLAKPLRQFGEVLVPEFEIEAKEGVQKALTYDFDLIAGHSRGGLVALIAAALKGKSVIAVSAPSDRRKQKEYLSKFPPGTIQHKIYEDIKNLPEEELEWYPLKYADRIKNALLIHGENDDIVLKEHSIVLCDVIRKYGGKCQLYIIKGMKHSPLGQHYNEIWKIITEWIKENNYA, encoded by the coding sequence ATGAAATCCCTAGTCTTGCACGGCAAAGGGTCATCACCGGAGAAAGTAGAATGGTTAGCTAAACCTTTGCGCCAATTTGGAGAAGTATTAGTACCTGAGTTCGAGATCGAGGCTAAAGAAGGTGTTCAAAAAGCTTTAACTTATGACTTTGACCTAATTGCTGGTCATTCTAGAGGAGGCTTAGTAGCTCTAATCGCTGCAGCTTTAAAGGGAAAAAGTGTCATAGCAGTTTCAGCCCCCTCAGATAGGAGAAAACAAAAGGAATACCTTTCGAAATTCCCACCAGGCACTATTCAGCATAAGATATACGAGGACATAAAGAACTTACCTGAGGAGGAGTTAGAGTGGTACCCGTTAAAGTACGCTGACAGAATTAAAAACGCGCTGCTAATACACGGAGAGAATGACGATATAGTATTGAAAGAGCACTCAATTGTTTTGTGCGATGTGATACGTAAATACGGAGGTAAATGTCAATTATATATAATAAAAGGAATGAAGCATTCTCCTCTAGGACAACACTACAACGAGATCTGGAAGATAATAACAGAGTGGATTAAGGAGAATAACTATGCCTAA
- a CDS encoding maleate cis-trans isomerase yields the protein MPKTVSLIISEENPTLPRDVNYLYPGRFKIFNMKFYPGHGIRKDEMERMYKELSQIKHEVEKSDVIFYARSYGVFFKNQWERMRKFFSKPTIIATEAIITRLRELEAKKIYLITPYNQRRHDYEIKWLKDFGFEVIGSIALGRTGGKEIASTPHELTLQAVKVAQQSSADAIYVACTILSTLPILKEMEGRLPVITASGAMFEVAREKELIDF from the coding sequence ATGCCTAAGACGGTTTCCCTGATAATATCTGAAGAAAACCCGACATTACCAAGGGACGTTAATTACCTCTACCCCGGGAGGTTTAAGATCTTTAATATGAAGTTCTATCCCGGGCACGGTATAAGGAAGGACGAAATGGAAAGAATGTATAAAGAATTAAGCCAGATCAAACACGAAGTCGAAAAGAGTGACGTGATCTTCTATGCTAGATCTTACGGAGTCTTCTTCAAAAATCAGTGGGAGAGAATGAGGAAGTTCTTCTCCAAACCGACGATAATCGCAACAGAAGCGATTATAACTAGGCTCAGGGAGTTAGAAGCTAAAAAAATCTACTTGATCACACCTTATAACCAGAGGAGGCATGACTACGAAATAAAGTGGCTTAAAGATTTCGGGTTCGAAGTAATTGGCTCAATAGCCCTCGGAAGGACTGGAGGGAAGGAAATAGCTTCTACACCGCATGAACTCACGTTACAAGCCGTTAAGGTAGCCCAACAGTCTTCAGCTGATGCCATTTACGTCGCTTGTACCATTCTTTCTACTCTTCCAATACTTAAGGAAATGGAAGGCAGACTTCCCGTTATTACTGCTTCCGGTGCTATGTTTGAAGTCGCAAGGGAAAAGGAGTTGATTGATTTCTAA
- a CDS encoding metallophosphoesterase family protein, with protein sequence MGLFRRNSDKTIDKKSSQVKILFTSDIHGSDIVFKKFLNAGLQFKVDAFIIGGDLAGKALYAIVDLGNGKYRIEEKEVGKEGLAQLTEEIRKRGEYYTIVSEKEHEEMQYNKDLVNQKFKEAMESVVRGWMKIAEEKLKGANIPIYVNLGNDDPEYLFRVIEESDIMKKCEGEIIEIGDHEMISYGYVNPTPWKTPREKDEDSIYKDLKEMADKIKDQSKAIYNLHAPPYNTHLDNAPLLDSNLKPVVKGGEIVFTHVGSVSVRRIIEEYQPLVGLHGHIHESKGFDKLGRTMVFNPGSEYSEGILHSLYLVLEGDKIKTYMFRQG encoded by the coding sequence GTGGGTCTGTTTAGGAGGAATTCTGATAAGACCATTGACAAGAAAAGCAGCCAAGTTAAAATATTATTTACAAGTGATATTCACGGTTCCGATATTGTATTCAAAAAGTTCCTCAATGCCGGACTCCAATTCAAAGTTGACGCCTTTATAATTGGCGGAGATCTGGCAGGAAAAGCGCTTTACGCAATTGTTGATCTTGGAAACGGCAAATACAGAATAGAAGAAAAAGAGGTAGGAAAAGAAGGTTTAGCGCAATTAACAGAGGAGATTAGAAAGAGAGGGGAATATTACACTATAGTTAGTGAAAAAGAGCACGAGGAAATGCAGTATAATAAAGACCTAGTAAACCAGAAGTTTAAGGAGGCTATGGAGAGTGTTGTGAGAGGTTGGATGAAGATTGCGGAGGAAAAGCTCAAAGGGGCTAACATTCCTATTTATGTTAACTTAGGGAATGATGATCCAGAATATTTATTTCGAGTAATAGAGGAGTCTGACATAATGAAGAAATGCGAAGGAGAAATAATCGAAATAGGAGATCATGAGATGATCTCGTACGGTTATGTAAACCCTACACCTTGGAAAACACCAAGAGAGAAGGACGAGGACTCGATATATAAAGACCTGAAGGAAATGGCTGATAAGATAAAAGACCAGAGTAAGGCAATATATAATCTTCATGCTCCCCCGTATAATACCCATCTTGATAACGCACCATTACTTGACTCGAATCTGAAACCAGTAGTAAAAGGAGGAGAGATCGTGTTTACCCATGTAGGTTCTGTAAGTGTTAGAAGAATAATCGAGGAATATCAACCATTAGTTGGGCTCCACGGTCACATCCATGAGTCTAAGGGCTTCGATAAACTGGGCAGGACTATGGTATTTAACCCGGGAAGTGAATACAGCGAGGGAATCCTTCACTCCTTGTACCTAGTACTTGAGGGAGACAAAATAAAGACCTATATGTTCAGGCAGGGGTAA
- a CDS encoding TldD/PmbA family protein: protein MELEKILEGLKGFDSVIIKKVKTKRLIVKFVLSEIAEVQRLNEVEYSVSVVKGKRFYSYTFSGEEELDKIIKGVKEGFNYTVESDIVPQLTENDGEVKVKEDNAELRSVIEGQDVSFIDSVLAKSEFPSSGIVNVYETTTELMTNKGFKGTETRVRADGYARSFNGEYSGQWAFFSDSLKGFNETLKKANEFASITGKVRIDDGKYSVVLSPLVIANFMVFFADFASAFSVMTASSFLAKYKKGEKVASELLTISDIPRKGRIAEFDDEATFTRDKEIIKDGVFNSLLFNNELAQIFGEKTTGNAGLIYPIAYSFEINSGDLSLDSLLASSKEVIFLNNNWYTRFQNYYEGTFSTVGRDAVVYYKEGKPQGVVGRIRISDSFPNLIKNVKGLGKDKYSVRWWDAPIPTISPYVYVDGVNITKAW from the coding sequence GTGGAACTAGAGAAAATACTTGAAGGTCTTAAGGGATTTGACAGTGTAATAATAAAGAAAGTTAAGACTAAGAGGTTAATTGTAAAGTTTGTTTTAAGCGAAATAGCGGAAGTCCAGAGGCTAAATGAAGTTGAATATTCTGTCTCTGTAGTCAAAGGTAAGAGATTTTACTCTTATACTTTCTCCGGAGAGGAAGAACTGGATAAGATAATTAAGGGAGTAAAAGAGGGATTTAACTACACTGTTGAGAGCGATATAGTCCCGCAATTGACAGAAAACGATGGTGAAGTGAAAGTAAAAGAGGATAATGCTGAGTTAAGGTCTGTGATAGAAGGACAAGACGTAAGTTTTATAGATTCAGTATTGGCGAAGTCAGAGTTTCCGAGTTCTGGGATAGTGAACGTTTATGAGACGACAACTGAGCTTATGACGAACAAGGGGTTTAAAGGAACGGAGACCAGAGTAAGGGCTGACGGTTATGCAAGGTCTTTTAACGGTGAGTATAGCGGTCAGTGGGCGTTTTTCTCTGACTCACTTAAGGGGTTTAACGAAACCCTGAAAAAGGCTAATGAGTTCGCTTCAATAACCGGTAAAGTGAGGATAGACGACGGAAAATATAGCGTTGTTCTCTCACCTCTAGTGATAGCTAATTTCATGGTGTTCTTTGCCGACTTCGCTTCAGCTTTCAGCGTAATGACAGCGTCGTCCTTCCTCGCTAAATATAAAAAGGGTGAGAAAGTAGCCAGTGAGCTTCTCACAATATCTGATATCCCCAGAAAGGGTAGGATTGCAGAATTCGATGATGAGGCTACTTTTACTAGAGATAAGGAGATAATTAAGGACGGGGTATTTAATTCGCTTCTGTTTAACAACGAGTTAGCCCAGATTTTCGGGGAAAAGACCACGGGTAATGCAGGGTTAATATATCCCATTGCTTATTCTTTCGAAATTAACTCGGGAGACCTATCTCTGGACTCGTTATTGGCGAGTAGTAAGGAAGTGATCTTTCTTAATAATAATTGGTATACCAGGTTTCAGAACTACTATGAAGGAACATTTTCAACTGTAGGCAGGGATGCAGTAGTATATTATAAAGAGGGTAAACCGCAAGGTGTTGTTGGTAGGATAAGAATATCTGACTCCTTCCCTAACTTGATAAAGAATGTTAAAGGACTCGGAAAGGATAAATATAGTGTGAGGTGGTGGGACGCACCTATACCTACTATCTCGCCGTATGTGTACGTAGATGGTGTTAACATAACTAAAGCTTGGTAA
- a CDS encoding TldD/PmbA family protein: MEHLLRNFSTFKEVELRYQSNSYLNIVIVNGKPTGLYKWSKRGYSVRAFDGSSLLFSSSPTPEGLELKSLRFRSWEKGISSDKRVGGEYSVNEKIKLDDISTEEKVKLLVDLSKLIYSDKNLKSKVVSVNFYYTESKEEKEIMFEDGVKVKGYVPRVSLYFSITLKNGERSATIANGDLGGSGGFEIVKNWNLEEFLPNTLESVDKVLEKGKAVTPGRKDVILSNQLAGIIVHESVGHPFEADRVLGREGAQAGLSYLVGKNFGEKIASDKVTVIDDPTIYGSSGYYLIDDEGIEARPKYLIREGVINELLQDRFSAYKFGVKSNGSARASAYDREPIVRMSNTFFKPGELTFDELMENVKDGVYFKSYMEWNIDDLRVGERYVGLEAYEIKNGEIGEPLLFPVLETTTFELLSSIDAVDNTLSFYRGTCGKGDPDQPIPVWFGGPNMRARNITVKVRGE, from the coding sequence ATGGAACACTTGTTACGTAATTTTTCGACCTTTAAGGAGGTAGAGCTTAGGTACCAGTCCAATTCTTATCTTAATATAGTGATAGTTAACGGAAAACCTACTGGTCTTTATAAATGGTCTAAAAGAGGGTACAGTGTTAGGGCTTTTGACGGTTCATCTCTTCTATTCTCTTCTTCACCTACTCCTGAAGGTCTAGAACTAAAAAGTTTAAGGTTTAGGAGTTGGGAGAAAGGAATTTCTTCAGATAAAAGGGTTGGTGGAGAGTATTCAGTAAATGAGAAAATAAAATTAGACGACATATCTACTGAAGAGAAGGTCAAACTCTTAGTAGACCTCTCTAAATTAATCTACTCAGATAAGAACCTTAAGTCTAAGGTTGTCTCAGTTAATTTCTATTACACGGAGTCAAAGGAGGAAAAAGAGATAATGTTTGAGGACGGTGTTAAAGTAAAGGGATATGTTCCTAGGGTCAGTCTTTACTTTTCTATAACGTTGAAGAACGGCGAAAGATCCGCGACTATTGCTAATGGAGACCTAGGTGGTAGCGGAGGGTTTGAAATCGTTAAAAATTGGAACCTTGAGGAGTTCCTCCCGAATACTTTGGAGTCAGTTGATAAAGTTCTGGAGAAAGGAAAAGCAGTGACACCAGGCAGGAAAGACGTAATCCTAAGTAACCAGTTAGCGGGGATAATTGTCCATGAGTCCGTAGGTCATCCATTTGAAGCTGACAGAGTTTTGGGGAGGGAGGGAGCACAAGCTGGACTGAGTTATTTAGTAGGGAAGAATTTCGGAGAGAAGATAGCCAGTGATAAAGTAACTGTAATAGATGACCCCACAATCTACGGTAGTTCTGGTTACTACCTAATAGATGACGAGGGGATAGAAGCGAGGCCTAAATATCTCATAAGGGAAGGTGTAATTAATGAACTTCTTCAGGACAGATTCTCTGCCTATAAGTTCGGTGTTAAAAGTAACGGGTCTGCAAGGGCTTCAGCGTATGATAGAGAACCTATAGTAAGGATGTCGAATACGTTCTTTAAACCTGGTGAATTGACTTTTGATGAGTTAATGGAGAACGTAAAGGATGGGGTTTACTTCAAATCCTATATGGAGTGGAATATTGATGATTTGAGGGTAGGGGAGAGATACGTAGGGCTTGAGGCGTATGAGATTAAAAACGGAGAGATTGGGGAGCCACTGCTCTTCCCCGTTTTGGAGACTACTACTTTTGAGCTTCTGTCTTCGATAGACGCAGTGGACAATACTCTCTCCTTTTATAGAGGGACTTGTGGGAAAGGAGACCCTGATCAACCGATCCCAGTGTGGTTTGGTGGACCTAACATGAGGGCGAGGAATATAACCGTAAAGGTAAGGGGTGAGTAA
- a CDS encoding ammonium transporter — protein sequence MPKKIWFDEKGLIKLTIILSLTIFVIAFSHSSSAQTTSNITAEIQSLNQSILALENHTADYPSAAVPSWLDTGSNAWMLTAATFVGLQSVPGVALYYAGLSKKKYAVNSALMVFYAFAAVLIVWMIAGYNAGFGYPAFIHVGKYGIMGYPLPAWLGSYEAHQTVYGPGGSLVDIPTSTYIFFQFVFAAITPVLLAGGVIERMNFKAWMVFVPLWSLLVYSPVAYWLFAGGWLNQLGAVDFSGGYVIHVDAGVGALAAALAVGPRLASERKLEAHNLPLVLAGAGLIWLGWDGFNGGDPGGATIDAAIAVLNTNIATAASAIAWMLMDMAFFKKPTLVGATSGAITGLVAITPAAGYVNGWEAMVIGIASGTIPWLALYKLEPKLKVDDTLGVFSTHGIAGILGGLLTGIFANPNVTQYVAPGLTGALYGNWYQLAVQALGAAVVFAYDFTITFGLLKLIGLFIPLQAKPTELAVGDYAIHGEVAYSELLATLPESAKQEKEEEVETKEGEKEKK from the coding sequence ATGCCTAAAAAGATCTGGTTCGATGAAAAGGGCTTAATTAAGTTAACAATAATCTTAAGTTTAACAATTTTTGTAATAGCTTTTTCACATTCATCTTCAGCACAAACTACTAGCAATATTACAGCTGAAATTCAATCTTTAAACCAATCCATTTTAGCTTTAGAGAACCACACTGCAGACTATCCTTCTGCAGCGGTACCATCTTGGCTTGATACCGGAAGTAACGCGTGGATGCTTACGGCGGCTACATTCGTAGGTCTTCAAAGTGTCCCTGGTGTCGCACTATACTATGCAGGCCTTTCTAAGAAGAAGTACGCTGTTAATTCCGCTTTAATGGTGTTTTATGCATTTGCTGCTGTCCTAATAGTTTGGATGATCGCTGGTTATAATGCAGGTTTCGGTTACCCTGCATTTATTCATGTTGGAAAATACGGTATTATGGGTTATCCGTTACCGGCTTGGTTAGGTAGTTATGAAGCCCACCAGACAGTCTACGGACCAGGAGGTTCTCTAGTCGATATACCTACATCGACCTACATATTTTTCCAGTTTGTCTTCGCCGCTATAACCCCAGTATTACTCGCTGGTGGTGTTATCGAAAGAATGAACTTTAAGGCATGGATGGTGTTTGTACCTCTATGGTCTTTACTGGTTTACAGCCCCGTAGCGTATTGGCTATTCGCAGGAGGTTGGTTGAATCAATTAGGGGCTGTAGACTTCAGCGGAGGTTATGTAATTCATGTAGATGCTGGTGTGGGTGCTCTAGCTGCTGCATTAGCTGTAGGTCCTAGATTGGCTAGTGAGAGGAAGTTAGAGGCTCACAATTTGCCTTTAGTCTTAGCAGGTGCGGGGCTAATATGGTTAGGATGGGACGGATTTAACGGTGGCGACCCAGGAGGAGCTACGATAGATGCTGCAATAGCTGTATTAAACACTAACATAGCTACTGCAGCAAGTGCCATAGCATGGATGCTTATGGATATGGCGTTCTTTAAGAAGCCAACGTTAGTAGGTGCCACTTCCGGTGCAATTACTGGTTTGGTAGCTATAACGCCAGCAGCTGGATATGTGAATGGCTGGGAGGCAATGGTGATAGGAATTGCGTCTGGAACGATACCATGGCTTGCCTTATATAAATTAGAGCCTAAACTAAAGGTAGACGACACATTAGGAGTCTTTTCCACACACGGGATTGCTGGAATACTTGGTGGTTTACTTACTGGTATATTTGCAAACCCTAATGTCACACAGTACGTGGCTCCAGGATTAACTGGTGCGCTCTATGGTAACTGGTACCAATTGGCTGTTCAAGCGTTAGGAGCTGCAGTAGTATTTGCATATGACTTCACAATAACGTTCGGTCTATTGAAACTCATAGGTCTGTTCATACCGCTTCAAGCTAAACCCACTGAGCTTGCTGTAGGAGATTATGCAATACACGGTGAGGTGGCATACTCCGAATTATTAGCAACCTTACCTGAGTCTGCTAAGCAAGAAAAGGAGGAAGAAGTAGAAACAAAAGAAGGGGAAAAGGAAAAGAAATAA
- a CDS encoding zinc ribbon domain-containing protein has product MQKTYTGRYVNIPLLVQEINNMFLSEGWESQVQQLSMGMMQPTMPQYADYEIRAIKRGHLHHVETVIVRVKGYPNDFTIIVEEEHIGPVGRELINRRLFGNIDKQINDGLFDMQMPMGMQMGPQPGTIQPPMGQPTPQQSMPQTQIRCPQCGYMNPPGAKFCLNCGTKLM; this is encoded by the coding sequence ATGCAAAAAACATATACAGGGAGATACGTAAATATACCATTATTAGTCCAAGAGATAAATAACATGTTCTTAAGCGAAGGTTGGGAAAGCCAAGTCCAACAATTATCAATGGGAATGATGCAACCAACTATGCCACAATATGCGGATTACGAGATAAGGGCTATAAAAAGAGGACATTTACATCACGTAGAAACCGTAATTGTAAGGGTTAAGGGTTATCCTAACGATTTCACCATAATTGTAGAAGAAGAGCATATAGGACCCGTTGGTAGAGAATTGATTAACAGAAGATTATTCGGTAACATAGATAAACAGATAAACGACGGTCTCTTCGACATGCAAATGCCCATGGGAATGCAAATGGGACCACAGCCCGGAACGATACAGCCACCAATGGGACAACCAACACCTCAACAGTCAATGCCTCAAACACAAATAAGATGCCCCCAATGCGGATATATGAACCCACCTGGAGCTAAGTTCTGCTTAAACTGTGGAACAAAGTTAATGTAA